In Nocardia sp. NBC_00403, one DNA window encodes the following:
- a CDS encoding phosphotransferase family protein, whose amino-acid sequence MTVDFDAPFSDTTARHALELAGTRLGVATDNARLIRMGENAIYALPHADVVARIARSEQRRARVEKELAVARWLARHDFPAVRVAEQFEQLIPADGRLITFWQLVDIAGEPTEVELAALLRDFHTLPEPGFPLPTFDPFSAVPTRLANPGNADPAAVEFLTELYYTLRTRYAELELTSPHTVIHGDAHINNVIPTPSGPILSDFEAVARGPREWDLTTVAMTVDRFGLPRTTYQAFADTYGYDVTGIPGYPVLCAVRELTMVTWLMQIIDVSPRHAQEFAHRVDSLRSGDQQQRWHIF is encoded by the coding sequence ATGACCGTCGACTTCGACGCCCCCTTCTCCGATACCACAGCCCGCCACGCCCTCGAACTAGCCGGTACCCGCCTCGGTGTAGCCACCGACAACGCACGGCTGATCCGGATGGGCGAGAACGCCATCTACGCGCTCCCTCACGCCGACGTCGTCGCCCGCATCGCCCGCAGCGAGCAACGCCGGGCGCGCGTGGAGAAGGAACTGGCCGTCGCACGGTGGCTCGCCCGACACGACTTCCCAGCCGTCCGGGTAGCCGAACAATTCGAACAGCTCATCCCCGCCGACGGCCGCCTGATCACGTTCTGGCAGCTGGTCGACATCGCCGGCGAACCGACCGAGGTCGAGCTGGCTGCCCTGCTTCGTGACTTTCACACCCTGCCCGAACCCGGGTTTCCGCTACCGACATTCGACCCGTTCAGCGCCGTGCCGACTCGGTTGGCCAATCCCGGGAACGCTGACCCCGCCGCGGTCGAGTTCCTCACCGAGCTCTACTACACACTCCGAACTCGTTATGCGGAACTGGAACTCACCAGCCCGCACACGGTGATCCACGGAGACGCGCACATAAACAACGTCATTCCCACTCCTTCGGGCCCGATACTGTCGGACTTCGAAGCCGTCGCCCGTGGTCCCCGGGAGTGGGACCTGACCACCGTCGCCATGACCGTCGACCGATTCGGTCTGCCCCGCACCACCTATCAGGCATTCGCCGACACCTACGGCTACGACGTCACCGGCATCCCCGGGTATCCCGTCCTATGCGCTGTCCGAGAACTCACCATGGTCACCTGGCTCATGCAGATCATCGACGTCAGCCCGCGACACGCTCAGGAGTTCGCCCACCGCGTCGACTCCCTGCGCAGCGGCGACCAACAACAGCGATGGCACATCTTCTAA
- a CDS encoding LysR family transcriptional regulator: MDLDLRKLRYFATVAEHRHFGRAAEKLYIAQPVLSRQIKAFEQELDCALLLRTTRKVELTAAGKQLYEEAQGILAAVDAAVRRVHDVDRGVRRLVVAFAPGLRVSEAIREFAMRHPEIETDVVPARWWEPDAPLRDGRAQIGYLRRPFDESGLRTIPVGHEPRVACMPATHPLASRRELTLADLDGERMLDSRNRRTSSLEEKFELIASGHGLVLAPLSVARAYVRPDLVHRPVTDAPGAETCLVVASDHPDKLLREFLDIAATTLRH; the protein is encoded by the coding sequence ATGGATCTGGATCTGCGCAAGCTCCGATACTTCGCCACGGTGGCAGAGCACCGGCACTTCGGCCGGGCGGCGGAAAAGCTCTACATCGCCCAGCCCGTGCTGAGCCGTCAGATCAAGGCTTTCGAGCAGGAATTGGATTGCGCACTGCTCCTGCGAACCACCCGCAAGGTGGAGCTGACTGCCGCCGGGAAGCAGCTCTACGAGGAGGCGCAGGGGATTCTCGCGGCCGTCGACGCGGCGGTGCGGCGCGTACACGATGTCGACCGCGGCGTGCGACGGCTGGTGGTCGCCTTCGCACCCGGATTGCGTGTATCGGAGGCGATCCGGGAATTCGCGATGCGTCACCCGGAGATCGAAACCGATGTCGTCCCGGCGCGCTGGTGGGAGCCGGACGCGCCGCTGCGGGACGGCCGAGCTCAGATCGGTTACCTGCGAAGACCTTTCGACGAATCCGGATTGCGCACCATCCCCGTCGGCCATGAACCCCGAGTGGCCTGCATGCCCGCGACCCATCCGCTGGCGTCGCGCCGGGAACTCACCCTGGCCGATCTCGACGGCGAGCGGATGCTCGACTCCCGGAACAGGCGGACGTCGTCACTGGAAGAAAAGTTCGAGCTCATCGCCTCCGGGCACGGCCTGGTACTCGCCCCCCTGAGTGTGGCGCGTGCCTACGTCCGCCCCGACCTCGTCCACCGACCTGTCACCGACGCCCCCGGGGCTGAGACATGCCTGGTCGTCGCATCGGACCACCCCGACAAGCTCCTGCGCGAATTTCTCGACATCGCCGCCACGACACTGCGGCACTGA
- a CDS encoding NAD(P)H-binding protein, translated as MIVITSPTGHIGSRVLDILLETSTCSEELRVIVRDPGKLPEAIRPRVDIVTGSHGDADIVDRAFAGADAVFWLIPPDHYAPSLDAAFSGFTRAAAKAFTTHDVGHVVGVSALGRGTPVAGRAGHVTASLAMDSLIASTGVAYRALANPTFMDNLLWQAVSIRDDGVFTGTVAADRKAPTVATRDIAAAAARLVLDRSWTGTGEVAVLGPEDLSPNDMAQTMSEVLGRRIRYQRQSLDDFRAALTARGVGDAIATAYVDMMRAKNDGLDDGVPRTDTTASPTSFREWCEQILAPTVRD; from the coding sequence ATGATCGTTATCACCTCACCCACCGGTCACATCGGCAGCCGAGTGCTGGACATCCTGCTCGAAACATCCACTTGCAGTGAAGAATTGCGCGTCATTGTGCGCGACCCGGGTAAACTCCCGGAGGCGATCCGCCCCCGTGTCGATATCGTCACCGGATCGCACGGCGATGCCGATATCGTGGACCGGGCCTTCGCCGGCGCGGATGCGGTCTTCTGGCTGATCCCGCCCGACCACTACGCGCCGAGCCTGGACGCCGCGTTTTCCGGATTCACGCGCGCCGCCGCGAAGGCGTTCACCACCCACGACGTCGGGCACGTCGTGGGCGTCTCGGCGCTCGGGCGCGGTACTCCCGTCGCGGGTCGCGCCGGGCACGTGACGGCATCGCTGGCGATGGACAGTCTCATCGCGAGTACGGGTGTGGCCTATCGGGCACTGGCGAACCCGACTTTCATGGACAACCTGCTGTGGCAGGCGGTTTCGATCCGAGACGACGGCGTGTTCACCGGCACCGTGGCCGCCGACCGGAAGGCGCCGACGGTCGCCACCCGCGATATCGCCGCGGCGGCCGCTCGCCTGGTGCTCGACCGCTCCTGGACGGGAACGGGCGAGGTAGCGGTGCTGGGGCCGGAGGACCTGTCGCCGAACGACATGGCGCAAACCATGTCCGAGGTGCTCGGTCGCCGCATCCGTTACCAGCGGCAGTCTCTCGACGACTTCCGCGCCGCACTGACCGCGCGAGGCGTCGGGGACGCGATCGCGACCGCCTACGTCGACATGATGCGCGCCAAGAACGACGGCCTCGACGACGGCGTGCCGCGCACCGATACAACCGCGAGCCCGACGAGTTTCCGCGAGTGGTGCGAGCAGATCCTCGCGCCGACGGTCCGGGACTGA
- a CDS encoding YbaB/EbfC family nucleoid-associated protein — protein sequence MDEFNPQALLAEIDRREAELKEANRQLSSISATAQSQDGLVEVVVSATGAVKTVRLAPEVFRRSSPQYLAGSLVAAIQQATRNVAPSRKQAMAPSAAIRRDFSDLAEAIPELSPATLIPAARPEALRAEVGGYGTSNDRTVRATVNAMGIVTAIDISPSVFRGSTVTRLETAIVQATQRAARALFESRSDALEPDLRESETAPQAPDLDALYPVPAAVEPPAPPTHTFTPEPPQPRPAPAGPTGHVIPGTRKPNRDALYTPHDLDDEDDYYQHRRQNGWLI from the coding sequence GTGGACGAGTTCAACCCCCAGGCTCTGCTGGCCGAGATCGATCGGCGTGAGGCCGAACTGAAAGAGGCAAACAGACAACTGTCCTCTATCTCCGCCACAGCACAATCCCAGGACGGCTTGGTCGAAGTCGTGGTCAGTGCGACCGGAGCGGTGAAGACAGTGCGCCTCGCTCCAGAAGTCTTTCGCCGTAGCAGTCCGCAATACCTCGCTGGCTCGCTGGTAGCGGCCATCCAGCAAGCCACCCGCAATGTAGCTCCGTCCAGAAAACAGGCGATGGCGCCGAGCGCCGCGATCCGCAGAGACTTCTCGGACCTGGCGGAGGCGATCCCGGAACTGTCGCCCGCAACCCTGATTCCTGCAGCACGTCCTGAGGCCCTCCGTGCGGAGGTCGGCGGCTACGGGACCTCGAACGACCGGACGGTCCGAGCAACGGTGAATGCGATGGGAATCGTTACCGCCATTGATATTTCGCCGAGCGTCTTTCGTGGAAGCACCGTCACGCGGTTGGAGACTGCGATCGTTCAGGCGACGCAAAGAGCGGCGCGTGCACTGTTCGAATCCCGATCCGATGCACTGGAGCCAGACCTTCGAGAATCCGAGACGGCGCCGCAGGCCCCCGATCTGGATGCGCTCTACCCGGTTCCCGCCGCAGTCGAACCTCCTGCGCCCCCGACACATACGTTCACGCCCGAACCACCACAGCCCCGGCCCGCTCCTGCGGGTCCCACTGGCCACGTCATTCCAGGAACACGCAAGCCTAATCGGGATGCGCTATACACCCCGCATGATCTAGATGACGAGGACGACTACTACCAGCACCGCCGACAGAACGGGTGGTTGATCTGA